Proteins co-encoded in one Acidobacteriota bacterium genomic window:
- a CDS encoding DUF1800 domain-containing protein: MLSRRSFSRNLYTSFEAGVAACLCALLLAQPLPAVAARKKTASQVLSMQDDEHVLHALNRFTFGPRPGDVAAVKAMGLDRWFDQQLHPEKIDDSALEERLANYPAMNLKQADLLRRYPSPQILRQVMNGRLSMPGDPVEAAIYRDGIARYEEAKAKDAKKPVEMANNAAPESMAKSKDDEVSALPGDNVDPGTPAMAEHEKEFYSGLDAINVVNLPPGQRMKRILAMNPDELRAFRKHLNPGELAAAGEGLTPEQKEVLMALGTGGPRLVGGEILATRFLRDAYSQRQLQAVMTDFWLNHFNVYIRKNQNEPYLLPSYERDTIRPHALGKFEDLLVATAKSPAMLLYLDNAQSIGPHSRAAERVARVQEMTPNAPAAKGRSQGLNENYARELMELHTLGVNGGYNQADVVQVAKVFTGWTVEPLRGGEFQFEERRHEPGTKTVMGKAIREGGEREGLEVLHMLATSPATARFLSNKLAVRFVSDTPPQSLVDKMSKAYLVSDGDIATVLRTMFEAPEFWSPQVVRAKMKTPVEFVVSAVRASNTEIANPLPLVRALDTLGMPLYGMQTPNGYNWMAEPWVSTGALVSRMNFAVALSANRLQGSYSDWSSLLATKTPNLQTVAADDATVAKEAELEALLLGQPASGKTRETVLKQLSEQPAQMEAEKAFRIASRDKDPMGVILNASAPVQPVRPRQDRETVVMAGLLLGSPEFQRR; the protein is encoded by the coding sequence ATGTTGTCGAGAAGATCTTTCAGCCGAAACCTTTACACCTCGTTCGAGGCTGGAGTTGCGGCATGCCTGTGCGCTCTTTTGCTGGCCCAGCCTCTACCCGCCGTGGCCGCCAGGAAGAAGACAGCGTCGCAGGTGCTGTCGATGCAGGACGACGAACACGTCCTCCACGCCCTGAACCGGTTCACCTTCGGGCCGCGTCCTGGCGATGTCGCCGCGGTGAAGGCGATGGGGCTCGATCGCTGGTTCGACCAGCAACTGCACCCTGAGAAGATCGACGACTCGGCGCTTGAGGAGCGTTTGGCAAACTACCCCGCCATGAACCTCAAGCAGGCTGATCTTCTACGCCGCTATCCCAGCCCTCAGATTCTGCGGCAGGTCATGAACGGCAGGCTCTCCATGCCGGGCGATCCTGTTGAAGCAGCTATTTATCGCGATGGCATCGCCCGCTACGAAGAGGCAAAGGCCAAGGACGCGAAGAAGCCGGTTGAGATGGCGAACAACGCCGCGCCGGAGTCGATGGCGAAATCCAAGGACGATGAGGTCAGCGCTCTGCCAGGCGACAACGTTGACCCGGGAACTCCTGCGATGGCAGAGCATGAGAAAGAGTTTTACTCCGGACTTGATGCCATCAATGTCGTCAACCTTCCTCCCGGTCAGCGCATGAAGCGGATTCTCGCCATGAATCCCGATGAGCTGCGAGCGTTTCGCAAACATTTGAATCCGGGCGAGCTGGCTGCGGCTGGAGAGGGGCTGACTCCGGAGCAGAAGGAAGTTCTGATGGCCCTCGGCACCGGCGGGCCGAGATTGGTCGGCGGTGAGATTCTCGCAACCAGGTTCCTCCGCGATGCCTACAGCCAGAGACAGCTTCAGGCGGTGATGACCGACTTCTGGCTGAACCACTTCAACGTCTACATCAGAAAGAACCAGAACGAGCCTTACCTGCTTCCGTCGTATGAGCGCGACACGATCCGTCCACACGCCCTCGGAAAGTTCGAAGATCTTCTCGTTGCGACGGCGAAGAGCCCTGCCATGCTGCTGTATCTCGACAACGCGCAGAGCATCGGCCCGCACTCCCGCGCTGCCGAGCGGGTTGCCAGGGTACAGGAGATGACGCCGAATGCACCGGCCGCCAAAGGCCGCTCGCAGGGGCTGAACGAAAACTACGCCCGCGAGCTGATGGAGCTGCATACCCTCGGGGTGAACGGAGGATATAACCAGGCCGACGTCGTCCAGGTGGCGAAGGTCTTTACCGGCTGGACAGTCGAGCCTCTGCGCGGCGGAGAGTTCCAGTTCGAAGAGCGTCGTCATGAACCCGGCACAAAGACCGTGATGGGCAAGGCAATTCGCGAGGGCGGCGAGCGCGAGGGGCTCGAGGTCCTGCATATGCTTGCCACCAGCCCGGCTACGGCAAGGTTCCTCTCCAACAAGCTGGCGGTACGTTTTGTCAGCGATACGCCGCCGCAGTCGCTGGTCGATAAGATGTCAAAGGCGTATCTCGTCAGCGATGGCGACATTGCAACCGTGCTGCGAACCATGTTCGAAGCGCCTGAGTTCTGGTCGCCGCAGGTTGTTCGCGCCAAGATGAAGACCCCGGTGGAGTTTGTCGTCTCGGCCGTGCGCGCAAGCAATACCGAGATCGCAAATCCGCTGCCCCTGGTGCGCGCCCTCGATACGCTGGGCATGCCGCTCTACGGGATGCAGACGCCGAATGGCTACAACTGGATGGCGGAGCCATGGGTCAGCACTGGCGCACTGGTCAGCAGGATGAACTTCGCCGTCGCTCTCAGCGCAAACCGTCTCCAGGGTTCCTATTCCGACTGGAGCTCTCTGTTGGCAACGAAGACTCCGAATCTTCAAACAGTCGCAGCGGACGATGCAACCGTCGCGAAAGAGGCTGAGCTCGAGGCGCTTCTGCTGGGGCAGCCGGCGAGCGGCAAGACCCGCGAGACGGTCCTGAAGCAGCTCTCGGAGCAGCCGGCCCAGATGGAGGCGGAGAAGGCATTCCGAATTGCGTCCCGCGACAAGGATCCGATGGGAGTCATCTTGAATGCCTCGGCCCCCGTCCAACCGGTGCGCCCGCGGCAGGACCGCGAGACAGTCGTGATGGCCGGACTGCTGTTGGGATCACCAGAGTTCCAGCGCCGCTAA
- a CDS encoding DUF1501 domain-containing protein yields the protein MKGGALALVGTSTIPSFLTRSVMAEVTTAAANHKKLVILFQRGAADGLNIVVPYREKNYYAMRPSIAIKQNEVIDLDGFFGLHPAMAAFKPLYDQGHLAIVHAAGSPDTTRSHFDAQDYMESGTPGVKATEDGWLNRALQAETLTGKPSAFRAVALGTQVPRTLQGKISAIAVNNLTDFSVAGRGPQTSPISNAFQAMYDSSTDSVLHGTGEETFEAVRMLKAANPSKYQPSAGVVYPNTPFGNSLKQIAQLMKANLGVEAAFSDIGGWDTHQNQGNTNGQLANRLREFSNTIAAFWQDMGDDAQNITLMTMSEFGRTARQNGTGGTDHGHANVMFVLGGGVRGGKVYGKWPGLANEQLNEGRDLTVTTDFRRVLGEAAYKTLGSRNLDLVFPGGRVEPSSFLGIV from the coding sequence ATGAAGGGTGGAGCTCTGGCCCTGGTAGGAACCTCAACCATCCCGAGCTTCCTTACCCGCAGTGTCATGGCCGAGGTGACGACCGCCGCCGCCAACCACAAGAAGCTGGTCATCCTCTTCCAGCGCGGCGCCGCCGATGGTTTGAACATTGTCGTTCCGTACCGTGAAAAGAACTATTACGCCATGCGCCCATCGATCGCCATCAAGCAAAACGAGGTGATCGACCTGGACGGCTTCTTCGGTCTGCACCCTGCGATGGCAGCCTTCAAGCCGCTCTACGACCAGGGACATTTGGCCATCGTTCATGCGGCTGGTTCACCCGACACCACCCGCTCGCACTTCGACGCGCAGGACTACATGGAGAGCGGCACCCCGGGTGTGAAGGCCACAGAAGATGGTTGGCTGAACCGCGCGCTGCAAGCCGAGACGCTAACCGGCAAGCCCAGCGCCTTCCGCGCCGTCGCCCTGGGAACGCAGGTGCCGCGTACCTTGCAGGGGAAAATATCGGCCATTGCCGTAAACAATCTGACGGACTTCTCCGTCGCTGGCCGCGGACCCCAGACCTCGCCGATCAGCAATGCTTTCCAGGCAATGTACGACTCCAGCACCGACTCTGTGCTTCACGGCACGGGCGAGGAGACATTCGAAGCGGTCAGGATGCTGAAGGCCGCCAACCCGTCGAAGTATCAGCCCTCTGCCGGCGTCGTCTACCCGAATACGCCCTTCGGCAATAGCCTCAAACAGATCGCCCAGTTGATGAAGGCGAATCTCGGGGTCGAGGCAGCCTTCTCCGACATCGGGGGCTGGGACACACACCAGAACCAGGGAAACACCAACGGCCAGTTGGCCAACCGTCTGCGAGAGTTCTCCAACACCATCGCCGCCTTCTGGCAGGATATGGGCGATGATGCCCAGAACATCACCCTGATGACCATGTCCGAGTTTGGCCGTACCGCCCGGCAGAATGGAACCGGCGGAACCGACCACGGGCACGCCAATGTCATGTTCGTCCTCGGCGGAGGGGTGCGGGGAGGCAAGGTCTACGGCAAGTGGCCCGGCCTGGCCAACGAGCAGCTCAACGAGGGCCGCGACCTGACCGTTACGACAGACTTCCGACGTGTTCTAGGGGAGGCCGCGTATAAGACGCTGGGATCGAGAAATCTTGACCTGGTGTTCCCCGGAGGCAGGGTTGAACCTTCCAGCTTCCTGGGCATCGTATAG
- a CDS encoding DoxX family protein: MSKTLNNLQPWGAFVMRLVLGVAMVYHGYHKVVPPGGFHGGNLFSALERHGHFVASLGLPYWMGAVSALAEFGGGILLLLGLLTRFAAFLVAANMLVAIVMVDRHHGYDGSEYALALFALATMLFFYGTGACALDRKFGLS, translated from the coding sequence ATGTCCAAGACATTGAACAATCTCCAACCGTGGGGAGCGTTTGTGATGCGCCTCGTGCTCGGGGTGGCTATGGTGTACCACGGCTACCATAAGGTGGTTCCCCCAGGCGGCTTTCATGGCGGAAACCTCTTCTCCGCGCTGGAGCGCCATGGTCACTTCGTCGCATCGCTCGGGCTCCCCTACTGGATGGGCGCGGTCTCCGCACTGGCGGAGTTCGGTGGCGGTATCCTGCTGCTGCTCGGCCTGCTGACCCGATTCGCGGCCTTCCTGGTTGCCGCCAATATGCTTGTCGCTATTGTGATGGTCGACCGCCACCACGGCTATGACGGATCGGAGTACGCCCTGGCCTTGTTTGCCCTTGCCACCATGCTGTTCTTCTACGGCACCGGGGCCTGTGCACTCGACCGTAAGTTCGGCCTGAGCTGA
- a CDS encoding alpha/beta fold hydrolase encodes MFKAVGAAAVAAFICSYLSLCLLYRIGQWQIVLHPDPSARTKPAPAGMVRFGPDETGRPQLTGELLRADPGLRYSKITVLFLGGGDGSRLNASATVNALRELQLSVLWFDYRGYGHSGEIHPNQQRMSEDAASAWRYLTGTHQVLPQQIVLYGTGVGASLATRLAADHPDVAALILDAPYTDLLDAARQDYRSKLVPAGLLFRERFPLATPLSTLTTPKLLIYSDREPEPAAYATAATPKLTTSLPAASGPLFNETLTRFLDQYVTAPASAIVPSTAPAGTIQH; translated from the coding sequence TTGTTTAAAGCAGTTGGCGCTGCCGCCGTCGCCGCCTTCATCTGTAGCTATCTCAGCCTCTGTCTGCTCTATCGCATTGGCCAGTGGCAGATCGTCCTGCATCCCGATCCTTCGGCAAGGACGAAACCTGCTCCTGCGGGAATGGTTCGCTTCGGCCCCGATGAGACAGGCCGTCCGCAACTGACAGGCGAGCTGCTACGCGCCGACCCGGGATTGCGCTACTCAAAGATCACCGTGCTCTTCCTCGGCGGCGGCGACGGCTCGCGTCTGAATGCCTCAGCCACCGTAAACGCGCTGCGGGAATTGCAATTGAGTGTGCTCTGGTTTGACTATCGCGGCTATGGCCACAGCGGCGAGATTCACCCAAACCAGCAGCGTATGTCCGAGGACGCAGCCTCCGCCTGGCGATACCTAACTGGCACACATCAGGTTCTCCCGCAGCAGATTGTGCTCTACGGCACGGGAGTTGGGGCTTCACTGGCGACCCGGCTTGCGGCAGACCACCCGGATGTAGCGGCACTGATTCTCGACGCCCCCTACACTGACCTGCTCGATGCAGCGCGCCAGGACTACCGTTCCAAGCTGGTCCCTGCCGGGCTACTCTTCCGCGAGCGGTTCCCTCTCGCCACACCGCTTTCCACGCTGACGACGCCCAAGCTGCTGATCTATTCCGACAGGGAGCCTGAACCTGCAGCCTATGCAACGGCAGCGACCCCAAAGCTGACGACCTCGCTTCCTGCGGCGAGTGGCCCCCTGTTCAACGAGACGCTGACCCGCTTCCTCGACCAATACGTCACAGCGCCTGCCTCCGCCATTGTTCCTTCGACGGCACCTGCCGGAACAATCCAGCACTGA